A single window of Nicotiana sylvestris chromosome 3, ASM39365v2, whole genome shotgun sequence DNA harbors:
- the LOC138887996 gene encoding uncharacterized protein, giving the protein MSGRQIVEASPNVVTGILTVQSHDVYARIDPGSTLSYVTPFVAMEFGKEPEQLHEPFSVSTSVGESILAARIYRSCVVTVCGRDTRADLIKLGMIDFDVIMGMNWIYSCFAKLDCRTRTMRLELPNEPVVERKGYNVVPKDEHPRVPPDREIDFGIDMMPGMRPISIPSYRMASTELKELKEQLKDYLEKGFIHPNSFVIVFIDDILIHSRSQEDHANHIRAVLQTLQQHQLYAKFSKCEFWLESVVFLSHVVSREGIMVDPQKIAAVKNWPRPTTPSEVRSFLGLAGYYRRFMEGFSTLASPLTKLTQNTVKFQWSDACEKSFQELKSRLIATPPKELNLRQTRWLELLKDYDIDILYRPEKANVVADALSRKSMGSLAHLEAYQRPLAREVYQLACLGVFLDDSNEGGVIV; this is encoded by the exons atgagtggaCGCCAGATTGTAGAGGCTTCCCCaaatgttgttacaggtattctgactgtTCAATCTCATGATGTTTATGCACgtattgaccctggttccaccttgtcctatgttaccccttttgttgctatggaattcGGGAAAGAACCAGAACAACTTCATGAACCATTCTCGGTGTCTACTTCGGTTGGTGAGTCAATTTTGGCTGCTCGAATTTATAGAAGTTGTGTTGTCACGGTGTGCGGTAGGGATACCAGGGCCGATCTTATTAAATTAGGAATGatagattttgatgtaataatgggaatgaaTTGGATTTATTCATGTTTTGCCAAGCTTGATTGTCGTACTAGAACTATGAGGCTTGAGTTACCTAATGAGCCCGTAGTTGAAAGGAAGGGATATAATGTAGTTCCTAAAG atgagcACCCTAGGGTTCCACCAGACAGGGAGATTGACTTTGGGATCGATATGATGCCAGGCATGCGACCTATATCAATTCCATCTTACAGAATGGCATCGACggaattgaaagagctaaaggaacagTTGAAGGATTATCTAGAAAAGGGTTTCATCCATCCGA actcctttgtgatagtattcattgacgatattctcaTACATTCTCGGAGTCAAGAAGATCATGCTAACCATATCAGGGCAGTCCTGCAGACCCTTCAGCAACATCAactgtatgctaagttttcgaaatgtgaattttggcttgaatctgtcgtGTTCTTGAGTCATGTCGTTTccagggaaggaattatggttgatcctcaaaagatcgcagcagtgaagaattggcctaggcCTACAACTCCATCTGAAGTTCGTAGTTTCTTGGGTTTAGCTGGGTACTACAGGaggtttatggaggggttttctactcttgcctctccattgactaaattgacgcagaacacagttaaattccaatggtctgatgcttgtgaaaagagtttccaagaattgaaatcaaggtTGATAGCAACACCG ccgaaggagttgaatctgaggcaaacaagatggctagagttactcaaggactatgacattgatattctctatcgcCCAgaaaaggccaatgttgtggcagatgctcttagtcgaaaatctatgggaagtttggctcatttggaggcatatcagaGGCCGTTAGCCAGGGAGGTTTACCAGTTGGCTTGTTTGGGAGTTTTCCTTGatgactctaatgaaggaggggtaattgtgtag
- the LOC138887995 gene encoding uncharacterized protein, with protein sequence MRFGKKGKLSPRYVGPYRVTQRIGQVAYRLELPLEMSLVHPVFPVSMLKKVVGDPSTIVPIEAIEVNEELSYEEILVVILDKLVRKLRNKEVASVKVLWQSQQVEEDMWEKESEMKEKNPHVFEQV encoded by the coding sequence atgcgatttgggaagaaagggaagttgagtcctagATATGTCGGGCCATATCGGGTCACTCAAAGGATAGGACAGGTGGCCTATAGACTGGAATTGCCCCTTGAAATGTCATTAGTGCACCCGGTGTTCCCTGTGTCAATGTTAAAGAAAGTGGTTGGAGACCCATCCACCATCGTGCCAATCGAGGCTATCGAGGTCAATGAAGagttatcatatgaagaaattctGGTCGTTATTCTTGATAAGCTAGTCCGCAAATTGAGAAACAAGGAAGTTGCTTCAGTTAAAGTGCTATGGCAAAGTCAACAAGTCGAGGAAGACATGTGGGAAAAGGAaagtgaaatgaaagaaaaaaatccCCATGTGTTTGAACAAGTCTAG